A region from the Bradyrhizobium sp. CCBAU 53340 genome encodes:
- the dctA gene encoding C4-dicarboxylate transporter DctA: protein MLYVQVLAAIALGGIVGWRWPHLATNDWIKALGEGFIKLIKMVIAPIVFCTVVSGIAHIHDAKKVGRIGVKALVYFEVVSTFALIIGLIIGNVVRPGAGFGSAAANAQAVANYAKQAEGQKSVDFILHIIPDTVVGAFAQGEILQVLLFSVLFGFAILGLGERGHLIRSFIDDAAHAVFGVISIVMRAAPVGAFGAMAYTIGKFGTGAILNLMGLIATFYVTAALFVLLVLGIIARLAGFSIFKFLAYIKDELLIVLGTSSSESALPSLMEKLERLGCSKSVVGLVVPTGYSFNLDGTNIYMTLATLFISQALGYDLTFSQQLTILLVAMLTSKGASGIAGAGFITLAATLAVVDPRLVPGMAIVLGIDKFMSECRALTNLCGNGVACVIVASSEGELDRETFNAALSY from the coding sequence ATGCTATATGTCCAGGTTTTGGCGGCAATTGCTCTCGGCGGCATCGTCGGCTGGCGCTGGCCGCACCTGGCCACTAATGACTGGATCAAGGCGCTGGGCGAGGGCTTCATCAAGTTGATCAAGATGGTGATCGCTCCGATCGTCTTCTGCACCGTCGTCTCCGGCATCGCCCATATCCATGATGCCAAGAAGGTCGGACGCATCGGCGTGAAGGCGTTGGTCTATTTCGAGGTCGTCTCCACCTTCGCGCTCATCATCGGCCTCATCATCGGCAATGTCGTGAGGCCGGGCGCGGGCTTCGGCAGTGCGGCGGCCAACGCGCAGGCGGTCGCCAACTACGCCAAGCAGGCCGAAGGCCAGAAGTCGGTCGACTTCATCCTGCACATCATTCCCGACACCGTGGTCGGCGCCTTCGCGCAAGGCGAGATCCTGCAAGTGCTGCTGTTCTCCGTCCTGTTCGGCTTCGCTATCCTGGGGCTCGGCGAACGCGGCCATTTGATCCGCAGCTTCATCGATGATGCCGCGCATGCGGTGTTCGGCGTGATCTCGATCGTAATGCGCGCGGCGCCGGTCGGCGCCTTCGGCGCGATGGCCTACACGATCGGCAAGTTCGGGACCGGCGCGATCCTCAATTTGATGGGCCTGATCGCGACCTTCTACGTCACTGCGGCCCTATTCGTGCTCCTGGTGCTCGGCATTATCGCGCGCCTTGCCGGCTTCTCGATCTTCAAGTTCCTCGCCTACATCAAGGACGAGCTGCTGATCGTGCTCGGCACCTCGTCCTCGGAGAGCGCGCTGCCGTCCTTGATGGAGAAGCTGGAACGTCTCGGCTGCTCAAAATCGGTGGTCGGCCTCGTGGTGCCCACGGGTTATTCGTTCAATCTCGACGGCACCAACATCTACATGACGCTAGCGACGCTCTTTATCTCGCAGGCGCTCGGCTACGATCTGACGTTCAGCCAGCAACTCACGATCCTGCTCGTGGCGATGCTGACCTCGAAGGGGGCCTCTGGCATCGCCGGTGCAGGCTTCATCACGCTGGCGGCGACGCTCGCGGTCGTAGATCCACGGCTCGTGCCGGGCATGGCCATCGTGCTGGGCATAGACAAGTTCATGAGCGAATGCCGCGCGTTGACCAACCTCTGTGGCAACGGCGTGGCCTGCGTGATCGTTGCCTCGTCCGAGGGCGAGCTCGACCGAGAGACCTTTAATGCGGCTCTGAGCTATTAG
- a CDS encoding FkbM family methyltransferase: protein MLESLPTLEIHQKIVSHLRVTCPVILDIGCNDGSDTQRFLELCPDASVYCFEPDPRAIARFKENKRLARPNVALMQLAISDRNGTIEFHPSNGDGDARGWDLSGSIRRPKNHLSEYDWVRFDDSILVETQRLDDWSGEAGLSGPVDLIWMDVQGAESDVIAGGQKTLGRTRFIYTEYSDRELYEGQLSLRSILDLLPAFEVVTLYPREIEGDVLLRNKVLRSV from the coding sequence ATGCTAGAGTCGTTACCTACACTGGAAATACACCAGAAGATCGTTTCTCATCTTCGGGTCACATGCCCGGTTATCTTGGACATTGGATGCAATGATGGTAGCGACACACAGCGATTTCTTGAGCTGTGTCCAGACGCCAGCGTATACTGCTTTGAACCTGACCCTCGCGCAATAGCTCGCTTCAAGGAGAATAAGCGTCTGGCTCGACCCAACGTGGCGCTCATGCAGCTCGCCATCAGTGATCGAAACGGTACCATCGAGTTTCATCCGAGCAATGGGGACGGAGATGCGAGGGGGTGGGACTTATCGGGCTCCATACGTAGACCCAAAAATCACCTTTCAGAATATGATTGGGTTCGCTTTGATGACTCGATTCTGGTCGAGACCCAGCGACTGGATGACTGGAGCGGCGAAGCTGGTCTCAGCGGCCCTGTTGATCTAATCTGGATGGATGTTCAAGGAGCTGAGTCGGACGTAATCGCTGGCGGTCAGAAAACCCTGGGCAGAACACGGTTCATCTACACCGAGTATAGTGACCGCGAACTGTACGAAGGCCAGCTTTCACTGCGCTCCATCCTTGACCTCCTTCCCGCGTTCGAAGTGGTTACTCTGTATCCGCGAGAGATTGAGGGCGACGTTCTGCTTAGAAACAAGGTGCTCCGGTCTGTTTGA
- a CDS encoding LLM class flavin-dependent oxidoreductase, with product MTNVSRRIRLGIFDHLDEDGLDLSQQYNDRLVLAEACDRLGYHAYHLAEHHCTPHGRSPSPNVFLSSVAQRTKQLRIGPMVMLLSLQHPLRAYEEACMLDHLSGGRLELGIGWGSLPIELGYFGVSAESARELYSEGMEILTRAMRGGTLSYEGQHYRLHEVPLAITPYQRPHPPTWIPVSQPGSARAAAEIGANIASIGPASMVRKSTDAYRACNWRGGAPLVGLLRMIVADTSEAHAYSLAAAAYDRWLTSFRVLYDLSGVPAPPNLPPTFEAAIESELCVVGTAASVRSVLIDHLEQAGANYLLCQVAFGDLPLVAALNTATILRSELMAGGGP from the coding sequence GTGACAAATGTATCACGTCGAATACGGCTTGGAATCTTTGACCACTTGGACGAAGACGGTCTCGACTTATCGCAGCAGTATAACGATCGACTGGTGTTGGCCGAAGCGTGTGACCGGTTGGGATACCACGCGTACCATCTTGCCGAGCACCATTGCACACCGCACGGGCGATCGCCCTCGCCTAACGTATTTCTGTCGAGCGTTGCGCAGCGTACGAAGCAGCTCCGCATCGGGCCGATGGTCATGCTGCTAAGCCTTCAGCACCCCCTTCGGGCCTATGAAGAGGCATGCATGCTGGATCATTTGAGCGGCGGTCGTCTTGAGCTCGGTATCGGGTGGGGCTCTCTACCGATTGAATTGGGGTACTTCGGGGTTAGCGCAGAGAGCGCTCGCGAGCTGTATTCCGAAGGAATGGAGATCTTGACCAGAGCGATGCGAGGCGGGACCTTGTCCTACGAAGGTCAGCATTATCGCCTCCACGAAGTGCCGTTAGCAATTACGCCTTATCAGCGTCCCCATCCACCGACCTGGATTCCCGTGAGCCAGCCCGGCTCTGCGCGAGCGGCCGCTGAGATCGGTGCCAATATCGCGAGCATTGGCCCGGCCTCTATGGTTCGGAAATCGACTGACGCGTACCGCGCGTGCAATTGGCGCGGAGGGGCTCCGCTTGTCGGTTTGCTTCGCATGATTGTAGCAGACACTTCGGAAGCTCATGCGTATTCGCTAGCTGCAGCGGCTTACGACAGATGGCTCACGAGCTTTAGGGTCCTTTATGATCTCAGCGGGGTACCTGCCCCTCCGAACCTTCCGCCAACCTTCGAAGCAGCAATTGAAAGTGAATTGTGCGTTGTCGGAACCGCCGCTTCTGTGCGAAGTGTCCTTATTGATCACCTGGAGCAAGCGGGAGCTAACTATCTTCTCTGCCAAGTGGCCTTTGGCGATCTCCCGCTTGTTGCGGCCTTGAACACGGCGACTATTCTCCGGTCCGAACTTATGGCGGGAGGCGGCCCATGA
- a CDS encoding IS110 family transposase — protein sequence MDTVIGVDLAKNVFQLHGASMAGHLKFRKKLSRLQFRKFMAGHPSAVVVMEACGSAHYWAREMVKLGHEVKLIAPQYVKPFVKRQKNDAADAEAIVIAAQRPEMRFVEPKSEEQQARAVLFRARKRLVHQRTDLVNALRSVLYEFGHIIPQGIEQLKRIDAILEDPNSDLPELVREECRSLIDQIAYKTERIDAKAEQLKKLATRTVTAQRLQTMPGVGPLTALAIEAFAPDMAAFRRGRDFAAWLGLVPRQHSSGGKERLGRVSKEGQADIRQLLIVGAMSRLNWLGRKSIPSGSWLAQMLARKPRMLVAIALANKMARTIWAMLTRKEDYRNPAQAVTA from the coding sequence ATGGATACGGTGATCGGAGTGGATCTAGCCAAGAATGTGTTTCAGCTCCACGGGGCGTCAATGGCGGGACACTTGAAATTTCGAAAGAAACTGTCGCGGCTTCAGTTTCGGAAGTTCATGGCGGGCCACCCATCGGCAGTGGTGGTGATGGAAGCCTGTGGCAGCGCCCACTATTGGGCACGGGAGATGGTCAAGCTCGGCCATGAAGTGAAACTGATCGCTCCGCAATATGTGAAGCCTTTTGTGAAACGCCAAAAGAACGACGCGGCTGATGCCGAAGCAATCGTGATCGCGGCACAGCGCCCCGAGATGCGCTTCGTCGAGCCGAAATCGGAAGAACAGCAGGCCAGGGCAGTGCTCTTTCGGGCTCGGAAGCGCCTTGTTCATCAGCGCACCGATCTGGTGAATGCGCTGCGTTCTGTTCTCTACGAATTCGGCCATATCATCCCGCAAGGAATCGAACAACTTAAACGCATTGACGCAATCCTCGAAGATCCGAACAGCGATCTACCAGAACTGGTCCGCGAGGAATGTCGGAGTCTCATTGATCAGATCGCCTACAAGACGGAGCGGATCGATGCCAAGGCAGAGCAGCTCAAGAAGTTGGCGACGCGGACGGTCACGGCGCAGCGGCTGCAGACAATGCCGGGGGTCGGCCCGCTGACCGCACTCGCGATCGAGGCTTTCGCGCCCGACATGGCGGCCTTTCGACGTGGCCGAGACTTCGCGGCTTGGCTCGGCTTGGTCCCACGGCAACATTCCTCAGGGGGAAAGGAAAGGCTCGGACGCGTTTCGAAGGAAGGACAGGCGGACATTCGCCAGTTGCTCATCGTTGGGGCGATGTCGCGGCTGAACTGGCTCGGGCGCAAGTCGATCCCTAGCGGATCCTGGCTGGCGCAGATGCTGGCGAGGAAGCCGCGCATGCTTGTGGCGATCGCCTTGGCGAACAAGATGGCTCGGACGATTTGGGCCATGCTCACCCGGAAGGAGGATTATCGGAACCCAGCGCAGGCAGTGACGGCATGA
- a CDS encoding transposase: MAVPSFERRKPARRPLAEHLPRERIDLCATCDLPMHASGLGIV, from the coding sequence ATGGCGGTGCCATCGTTCGAGCGCCGCAAGCCAGCCCGCCGGCCACTGGCGGAGCATCTCCCACGGGAACGCATCGATCTATGCGCCACCTGCGATCTGCCCATGCATGCCTCCGGGCTGGGAATTGTCTGA
- the nolL gene encoding nodulation factor fucose acetyltransferase NolL: protein MLIILVIIGHLIQYVICRNNEYWHSPYFKFIYMFHMPLFMAISGYLSHGALVYKSLSRSVADRVKQLLLPALFCGTLLEAIKLGAFKLATGSVPTSLRDVLFDLAKELVGSYWFIWTTFASFLVMRSLFALCGRVSAWVIGTSAIFVALTPLTVSIVPLARYTYPFFCLGVVFAHSKEWRTAIISRYKSLLMVLLSGMACACYFNWNKTTYAYNNLVLVHDTKQVLLMFLGSASASAIAMEVLLQVWRFGCSSRVVLFVAVGLGQRTLVLYLIQGAVFRLMDFISFERPFELSVRIAIAAALGAGIVVIAAAIQWIVRGLRRIWECRRSATRIAIGRVASVWDRSV from the coding sequence ATGCTCATCATCTTGGTGATCATCGGACATTTGATACAATACGTTATTTGTAGAAATAACGAATATTGGCATTCGCCTTACTTCAAGTTCATCTACATGTTTCACATGCCGCTCTTCATGGCGATAAGCGGCTATTTGTCCCACGGAGCGCTAGTTTACAAGTCGCTGTCGCGCAGCGTCGCTGATCGTGTGAAGCAATTGTTGCTGCCGGCGCTATTTTGCGGCACGCTTCTCGAAGCAATCAAGTTGGGGGCGTTCAAGCTAGCTACGGGGTCAGTGCCAACAAGCCTGCGTGATGTACTGTTTGACCTTGCGAAGGAGCTAGTAGGCTCATATTGGTTCATTTGGACCACATTTGCCTCATTCCTCGTCATGAGGAGTCTTTTCGCGTTGTGCGGCCGGGTATCGGCCTGGGTGATTGGCACGTCAGCGATCTTTGTTGCCCTCACTCCGTTGACAGTTTCGATAGTGCCATTGGCGCGATACACTTACCCATTCTTTTGCCTTGGAGTCGTGTTCGCTCATTCGAAGGAATGGCGGACGGCCATAATCTCACGATACAAATCGCTCTTGATGGTCTTGCTTAGTGGAATGGCTTGTGCGTGCTATTTCAACTGGAACAAAACAACCTACGCCTACAACAACCTAGTACTGGTTCACGATACAAAGCAAGTGTTGCTTATGTTTCTTGGCTCTGCATCTGCCTCGGCAATTGCAATGGAAGTGTTGCTGCAGGTCTGGCGCTTTGGCTGTTCTAGTCGCGTGGTTCTCTTCGTTGCGGTAGGTCTTGGGCAGCGTACGCTGGTCCTTTATCTGATCCAGGGCGCCGTGTTCCGCTTGATGGACTTTATTTCGTTTGAAAGACCTTTCGAGCTATCAGTTAGAATCGCAATCGCTGCGGCGCTAGGGGCGGGAATTGTTGTCATCGCCGCAGCGATTCAGTGGATTGTGCGCGGCCTTCGAAGGATCTGGGAGTGTCGCCGGAGCGCTACTCGGATCGCTATTGGCCGTGTGGCCTCCGTTTGGGACAGAAGCGTTTAG
- a CDS encoding integrase core domain-containing protein: MGPGKPMQNAHRRLQWPAAGRAAVYVPAQARVVPGCRRADYNDARPHSQLGWKTPFGFVFTCRDLALRYAKAPRQLVARRSGWKAASIKVREFRWARDVGRA; this comes from the coding sequence ATGGGGCCCGGCAAGCCTATGCAGAATGCGCATCGAAGACTTCAATGGCCAGCTGCGGGGCGAGCCGCTGTTTACGTCCCTGCCCAGGCCCGTGTCGTGCCTGGGTGCCGGCGGGCCGATTACAACGACGCGCGACCACACTCCCAGCTCGGATGGAAGACCCCGTTCGGGTTCGTCTTCACCTGCCGGGATCTGGCACTGCGCTATGCGAAGGCTCCGCGTCAGCTTGTCGCGCGGCGATCAGGATGGAAGGCAGCGTCAATCAAGGTGAGAGAGTTTCGCTGGGCTCGTGACGTAGGGAGGGCGTAG